ACGGTCACGTACGGAACGTGGGGAACGCGGGGACCACGGGGCCAGCGGAGGCCATGGGACCCCTGGGGCGTATTGAGCCCACTGAGGCCACTGAGGCCGCTGAGGCCACGGGAGACGACAAGGTGTGGAGGGGCGGGGCGAAGGGCGAGGCTCACGCCTTCACCAGTCCCTCGGTCGCGCCGCCCAGCGCCAGGTACACGTCCTCCAGGCTGGGCGTGGCCAGCGTGAAGTCGTCCAGTGCGGTGAAGGCGGCTCCGCCGGTGACGGCGGCGACGGCCGCGCGGGCGGCGTCGGGGGCGAGCCGGAGCATCCAGCGCCGTCCCGTCTCCTGGGCGACCCCGCGCAGGGCGGCGACCTCGGGCAGGTGGAGCGGCGGCGCCTCGCGCCACACCAGCTCGACGCGGACCTCGCCCGCGACGCGTTCCTTGAGCCCCGCCGGGGTGTCGCAGGCGATGACCCGGCCGTGGTCGAGGACGGCGACGCGGTCGAGGACGGTCTCGGCCTCGATGACGTTGTGGGTGACGAGCAGCACCGTGGTGCCGTCCTCGGCGCGCCGCCGGTCGACGGCGGCCCACACGGCCCGGCGGGCGACGGGGTCCATGCCGGTGGTGGGTTCGTCGAGGACGAGGACGGGCCGGCGGCCGACGAGCGCGGTGGCGAGGCAGGCGAGCCGCCGCTGACCGCCGGAGAGCCTCTTCAGGGGCCGGGCGGCGAGCGCGGTGAGGCCGAGCTCCTCCAGGACGGCTTCGCTCTCACCGCGCGCCTCCCGCGCGGTGAGCCCGCGCAGGCGGCCGGTGGTCTCGGCGGCGAGGGCGACGGTCAGCTCGTCGAGGGCGGTGGACTCCTGGCCGAGGTAGGCGAGGAGCCGGGCCGCCCGCTCGGGGTGGCGCACGAGGTCGTGGCCGAGGAGTTCGACGGTGCCGGAGTCCGGGCGCATGAGTCCGGTGAGCTGGCGGACGAGAGTGGACTTGCCCGCTCCGTTGGGCCCGAGCAGGCCGAAG
Above is a genomic segment from Streptomyces sp. NBC_00094 containing:
- a CDS encoding ABC transporter ATP-binding protein produces the protein MCTVRDLVKTYPATRGRRGAPATPEVRATDGICLDVRGGEIFGLLGPNGAGKSTLVRQLTGLMRPDSGTVELLGHDLVRHPERAARLLAYLGQESTALDELTVALAAETTGRLRGLTAREARGESEAVLEELGLTALAARPLKRLSGGQRRLACLATALVGRRPVLVLDEPTTGMDPVARRAVWAAVDRRRAEDGTTVLLVTHNVIEAETVLDRVAVLDHGRVIACDTPAGLKERVAGEVRVELVWREAPPLHLPEVAALRGVAQETGRRWMLRLAPDAARAAVAAVTGGAAFTALDDFTLATPSLEDVYLALGGATEGLVKA